The proteins below come from a single Triticum aestivum cultivar Chinese Spring chromosome 5D, IWGSC CS RefSeq v2.1, whole genome shotgun sequence genomic window:
- the LOC123124559 gene encoding probable purple acid phosphatase 20 produces the protein MRVTWITEDDAPAVVEYGMTSGQYPFSATGTTTSYSYLALYRSGNIHDAVVGPLKPSTTYYYRCSSDPSREFSFRTPPASLPFTFVVVGDLGQTGWTKSTLQHIAAADYDMLLLPGDLSYADFLQPRWDSYGRLVEPLASARPWMVTEGNHEIERIPLLEPRAFKAYNARWRVPYDAGDSPSGSNLYYSFDVAGGMVHVVMLGSYAGFEAGTAQHEWLRGDLARIDRGRTPFVVALVHAPWYNSNKAHQGEGDDMRDAMEALLRAARVDAVFAGHVHAYERFTRVYGGMEDQCGPVYVTIGDGGNREGLADEYIDPQPKTSVFREASFGHGRLQVVNATHALWTWHRNDDDQPVVADQVWITSLASNPDCNNRAGAGAQA, from the exons ATGAGGGTGACATGGATCACTGAAGACGATGCACCGGCAGTCGTGGAGTACGGCATGACATCAGGCCAGTACCCATTTTCAGCGACCGGAACCACCACGAGCTACTCGTACCTAGCCCTCTACCGGTCGGGGAACATCCACGACGCCGTCGTCGGCCCACTGAAACCCAGCACAACGTACTACTACCGGTGCAGCTCCGATCCGTCGCGCGAGTTCTCCTTCCGGACgccgccggccagcctccccttCACCTTCGTCGTCGTCG GTGACCTCGGCCAGACCGGCTGGACCAAGAGCACGCTGCAGCACATCGCGGCCGCCGACTACGACATGCTCCTCCTTCCCGGCGACCTGTCGTACGCCGACTTCCTCCAGCCGCGCTGGGACTCGTACGGCCGGCTCGTCGAGCCGCTGGCGAGCGCGCGGCCGTGGATGGTGACCGAGGGCAACCACGAGATCGAGAGGATCCCGCTCCTCGAGCCGCGTGCCTTCAAGGCCTACAACGCGCGGTGGCGCGTGCCGTACGACGCCGGCGACTCCCCGTCGGGGTCGAACCTCTACTACTCCTTCGACGTCGCGGGCGGCATGGTGCATGTCGTCATGCTAGGCTCGTACGCGGGCTTCGAGGCCGGCACGGCGCAGCACGAGTGGCTGCGGGGCGACCTCGCCAGGATCGACCGCGGCAGGACGCCGTTCGTGGTGGCGCTGGTGCACGCGCCGTGGTACAACAGCAACAAGGCGCACCAGGGGGAGGGCGACGACATGCGGGACGCCATGGAGGCGCTGCTCCGCGCCGCGCGCGTGGACGCGGTGTTCGCGGGGCACGTGCACGCGTACGAGAGGTTCACGCGCGTCTACGGCGGCATGGAGGACCAGTGCGGGCCGGTGTACGTGACCATCGGAGACGGCGGGAACCGGGAAGGGCTGGCGGACGAGTATATCGACCCACAGCCCAAGACGTCGGTGTTCCGGGAAGCCAGCTTCGGGCACGGCAGGCTGCAGGTGGTGAATGCGACACACGCGCTGTGGACGTGGCACCGGAACGACGACGACCAGCCGGTGGTGGCCGACCAGGTGTGGATCACAAGTCTCGCTTCTAACCCGGATTGTAACAATCGAGCGGGAGCGGGGGCTCAGGCCTGA